The genomic stretch CGGGTCGATGCGGAGCCGCTTGGCCAGCATCGGCATGGTGGCGCCGACGGTGGCGGCCCAGGCGCAGATGATCACCAGCGAGACGCCGATGACCAGGGCGATCTCACCACCGACCACGACCACGCCGACGACCAGGCCGACCGCTGCCAGCAACGCGCCGAGCAGCAGACCGACCCGGGACTCCCGCCAGATCACCGCCGGCAGGTCCGAGCCGCGCAACTCGCCCAGCGCGAGAGCGCGTACGGCGGAGGTGGTGGCCTGTGCACCCGCGTTCCCGCCGGTGCCCACGAGCAGCGGGATGAACAGGGCCAGCGCGGTCACCTGCGACAGCGTGGCCTCGAACGCCTGGAGCACATTGACGGTGAGCACCGAGGCGACGATGAGCAGCAGCAACCAGGGTGCCCGGGATCGGGCCAACCGCCAGACGCTCACCGCCATGTAGTGACCGGGCCAGGGTGCGGTGCCGGCCTGACGGGCCACGTCCTCGGTGTCCGCCGCCTCGATGATCTCCATCGCGTCGTCGATCGTGAGCAGGCCGACGAGCCGGTCCTCGCTGTCCATCACCGGCAGGGCGATGGTGTTGGTCTCCCGCATCAGGCGGGCGGCCTCCTCGGCCGGGTCGGTGGCGCGGGCCCGGAAGACGTGGGTGTCGACCAGATCGGCCACCGGCACGTCGGCGGCGCTCAGCACCAGGTCCCGCAACTCCACCACGCCGACCAGACGACGGCCCGGGTCGACCACCGGCAACACGTACACGGTCTCGGCCTCGGCGCCCTTGCGCCGCACCACGTCGAGCGCCTGGGCGGCAGTCACTTGCCGGGGCAGCGCGACCGCCTCCGGCGTCATGGTCTGCCCGACCGAGCCGGGCGGATAACCGAGCAGCTCGGCGGTCATCTGTCGCTCGCGCGGCGACAGCCCGGCCAGGACGCGCCGGGCGACCTTGGCCGGCGCCTCGGTGAGCATGCGGGCCCGGTCGTCCGGGTCCATCTCCTCGACCAACTCGTGGAACGCCTGGTCGCGCAGCCCCACCAGGATGCGCTGCTGGTCCACCGGGTCCAGTTCCTCGAAGACGGCGAGTGCGGGGTCCTTGTCAAGCAGCCGGAACGGCACCCCGGCGGCGACCGCGTCGAGTCGGGCGAGTTCGTCGGCGATCTCGTGCGGCGGTCTGCTGTCCAACCACCCACGGATCATCTCGATGTCGTTGCGGTCGACGAGCTGCTGCAACGTCCCGGTCATCCGATCACCTCCGCGGGTGGCGCCGGTCGGTGCAAAGTTCCGTAGCTACCCGGTACGCATGCCGGGTACGTCGACAATCCGCCCGGCGTGGCCCAGGCCATACCGATCGGCGGCCGACGGTGGTCTCGGCGTGGAAGACGTCGGCGTTCGTGTCCGCCCCACTCGGGACGATCGCCGTCGGTGACGGGGGACGACGCCCTCGGTGATCTCCACCACGGTCGCGCCCCGGCCGGTGCCGCCCACCTCGCGTGGAGCGGGCGGGGTGCCGTGATGCCGACGCGCCGCGCGCCGACGCCTGGCGGCCGGGGTCGGCCTGTCCTAACCTTGGCGGTACGAGGGGAGTACTTCCCACGAACCATACCGGTCAGTACGGCGCACCCCGGGTGTGCCTCGGGTGGTTGCCCACGAACGGTGGGTGAAGGAGACCTCGAACATGCACGGTGTTCGAGGAAGGTCCATGCCCGAATTGTCTTACTCCGCCGGTGAACTTCACTCCGTGGGCACGCCGTTGCTCTGGACGGTGACCATCGGCGGGGTGCTGGCCCTGCTGGTGCTCGACTTCGCGGTCACCCATCGCCCGCACCGGGTGTCGCTGAAGGAAGCGTTGGGCTGGTCGGCCTTCTATATCGCGCTGCCGCTGATCTTCGGTGCCTGGGTGTGGTCCGAGTTCGGCTCCGAGCAGGGCGTCCACTTCCTCACCGGCTATCTGGTCGAGAAGTCGCTGTCGGTGGACAACCTGTTCGTGTTCATGCTGCTGCTGGCGGCGTTCGCGGTGCCGACCGAGCTGGCGCAGCGGGTGCTGCTCTTCGGCATCGTCGGCGCGTTGGTGCTGCGGAGCGTCTTCATCGCGTTGGGTGCGGCGGCGTTGCAGACGCTGGACTTCGCGTTCCTGATCTTCGCGTTGATCCTGTTGTTCACCGCCGCGAAGCTGCTGCGGGACGCGTTCACCGGGCACGAGCAGTCGGTGGACATCGGCAACATGCGCTCGGTGCGGCTGCTGCGCCGGTTCATGCCGGTGGTGCATGAATACCACGGCACCAAGATGGTCGTCCGGGTGAACGGCCGTCGGGCGTTGACGCCGTTGGCGCTGGTGGTGGTGGCGGTCTTCGCCACCGATGCGGTCTTCGCGGTGGACTCGGTGCCGGCGGTCTACGGCATCACCGAGGACCCGTATCTCGTCTTCGCCACGAACGCCTTCGCGCTGCTGGGCCTGCGGGCGCTCTACTTCGTGCTGCACGCCGCGTTGAGTCGCCTGGTCCACCTCAGCTACGGCCTGGCCGTGATCCTGGCGTTCATCGGCGTGAAGCTCGGCCTGCACTGGGCGCACGGTGTCTGGGAAGGCGTCCCGCTGATCCCGACGGCGGCGTCGTTGCTGGTCATCATCGGTGTGCTGACCGTTGTGACGATCACCAGCCTGCGCGCCACCCGCAACGTGGTGCCGGGCTCCAAGGAGGTCGTCACCGAACGGCGGTGACCCTCGACCGCTGTAGCCAGTCGACGTAAAAACGGTCAAAAGCCTCCTACGGCCGCTTCGGCACTCTGGCGTTCGCCGTACCCTCCTGGCACCTGGTGGAACGTCCCGCCCTGCGGTTCTAGACCGAGAGCGTGCGGGCGCGTAGCCGGGTCGACCGCGACGCGGCGACCCGGCAGACCATGCCGGTCTCCTGAACCTCGGTAGGGCCTCGGCCACGTAGGCGGCAACGGGAAACGGTGGTCCTAGGACCACCGTTTCCCGTGTGCGGGGTGGAGCTATCGGTGCGCGGCGAGTCGACGGCCCTCCAGGACGGTGGCGAGCACGTACGCACCACCACCGGCGACGGCGAGGACCCAGAACGGGCCCGGCGTACCGAGGAAGAGCGCCGCCGTGCCCACCAACGCGAGCCAGCTCCCGAGCAGATAGTGCAGCAGGTTACGGCGGGCGGCCCCCTCGGCCAGGTAGATCAGCCCGACCACGAACGCCGAGCCGGTGGGCCAGAGGACGGTCTGCAACTCAGGCCGGTCGAAGGCGCTGGTCAGACCGGTGATGGCGAGGAATAGCGCGGTGAAACCGACGCCCCAGGCGGAACCGAGCAGCTTGCCGGTGAGGGCCTCGGGACCGGTGACCCCTCGCTGGGCCCGGGTGGCGGCCACGGTGGCGGCGATCGAGCCGCCCACCAGGCCGGTGGCGAGCAGGGCCATCGGTAACCAGCCGGGTAGTTTCACCAGCGGGTCGCTGCCGGACGACACGGCGGCGGCACCGTGCCCGAGCAGGTAGGCGAGGGCGAAGCCAGCGTACGCGAGGCGATTGTCGACCTGGCCGGGGGCGCTGCGGCTTCGGCTGTCGAGGACGACGGTGGGCGCGATGGTGAGAGTGGACATGGGTGAACCTCCGGTGTGGTGTCGTCGTCAGGCAACGGCGAGGGGGGCAGCGGCACTCGTGCTCGGTGCGTCGCGCAGCAACGCGATCGCCTCGCGCAGCGCCTCGTCGATCGGCTGGGGACGCAGGCCGAACGCGGTGGTGGCGGCCGAGGAGTCCATCACGAACGGCCGCGCGAACTGGTATGCCGTGGTCTGGAACTCGCGGAGCATAGGAACGAACAGGCCGGCGGCCCGGAAGACCGGTGCGGGAGCGCTGGTGAGCTTCGGCGCAGGCACGCCGGCCAGCTCGGTGAAACGGGTGGCGAGCTGCCGGATCGTCTTCGGCGCCGCACTCGGCACGTGCCAGGGACGGTTCCAGGCCCGCTCGTCGGTGGCGGCGGTGACCAGCATGGCCGCCACGTCGTTGATCGAGGTCCAGGTGTGCGGCACGTCGAGTGGGGCGGGGACGATGGCACGGCGTCCGGCGAGCAGCGGCTGACCGAGGAAGAAAGTCAGGATCGACTGCGCCTGGAGGTAGTCGCTGGCGCGTACCTCGGTGACGGCGCGGAGGCGACCGGCGCGCTGGGCGGCGAGGGCGTCGCGCCACATGTCGGCGCGCATCCGCAGCTTCGGGTGCGTGGCGGCGAGCGGGGTCTGCTCGGTCATCGGCCCGCTGACCTCGCCGTAACCGTAGAGGCAGCCGGCGATCACGAGTGGCGCGCCGGACCGCTCAGCGGCGGTGAGCAGCGCGGTGGCCATCGGCGGCCAGTCGGTGAGCCAGCGGTGGTAGGCGGGATTGAGGCAGTTGTAGACGGCGGTCGCGTCCTGCGCCAGCTCGCTGAGCCGGTCGGCGTCGGTGGCGTCGGCGGCGATCCGCTCGATGCGGGCGTGGATCGGGCCCCGCCCGGACCGGCTGACGATCCGGACATGCTCACCACGCGTGGCGAGCAGTCGCGCGGTGGTCGAGCCGACCATGCCGGCGCCGACGATCAGGTGAACGGCCATCGAAGTCTCCCCTCGGTCGAGAGCGGCGCTCTCTGTTGAGACCTATGCTCACGCATGAGGGCACCCTTCGTCAAGAGCAGTGCTCTCGAATGTGTGCGACAATCTCCGGTATGCCTGCCGCCGCCATCCGGGCCAGGGCCCGAGCCGAGATGATCAACGAGATCAAGACGATCGCCCGCCGCCACCTCGCCGCAGAGGGGGCGAACCTGTCGCTGCGTGCCGTCGCCCGGGACATGGGGATGGTCTCCTCGGCGATCTACCGCTACGTCCCGAGCCGGGACGAGCTGCTCACCGCGCTGATCCTGGACGGCTACCAGGCCCTCGGTGACGCGGCCGAGGCGGCCGACGCCGAGGTCACCGCCCGCACCGACCTGCGCGGCCGGTGGCTCGCCGTGTCTCACGCGGTACGCCGCTGGGCGCTGGCCCATCCGGCCGAGTACGCCCTGCTGTTCGGTAGTCCGGTGCCCGGGTACGCCGCGCCGCAGGAGACCACCGTGGCGGCGTCCCGGACCCCGACCACCCTGATCCGGATCCTGCTCGACGGCTTCACCACCGGCGTCCTGGCCGATCCCGGGCCGGACGAGCTGCCTGGTCCGGTGCACGCCGATCTCGTCGCCGTGCGGGATCACCTCTTCGCCGGACTGCCCGAGACCCTGCTGGCCCGGGGCTCCGTCGGCTGGATCCACTGCTTCGGCGCCGTCAGCTTCGAACTCTTCGGCCAGCTCGACGGCCTGATCACCGCACGGGACGAGTACTTCGACCACCAGATGCGCCGGATGGCCGACCTGATCGGCCTGCCCTGACGCGACTGTGGACGGGGCGGTACAGGCGGCGTAACTCATCTAGCATCAGCTTTCCCGCCGTTGTCGTACTGCGGGATCGGCTTCCACTCACGGGAGTTCCTAAATTGTTCTCATCTCGCATCGGGGCCGCCTCCGGCCCCGGATCGTCCTCGCGTGCCCGCGTCATGGCCCGGGCCGCCATCGCGTCGGCACTGGTGCCGGCGCTGCTGCTCGGTGCCGGCGCACCTGCCGTCGCGGCGACCAACACGCTGACCGTCACCACGCTTGACCGCAACGGCAAGAAGGTCACCGTCACCACGACCGTGGTCAACCTCGCCACCAACGAGCGCCGTTCGGTCAAGTCCAACAAGGCCAAGAAGCTGCCGAAGGGCACCTACGCGCTGCTCGCCTCGATCCGTACCGGGGACACCTCGACCCTCGGCGCGCGTACGGTCAAGGTCTCCGGCGCCAGCAAGACCACGGTGGACGCCCGCAAGGGCAAGCGGGTCTCGCTCGGCCTCAGCCCGGCGATCGACACCGCCGGGCGGGAGATCCTGACCAACGGGCAGATCTGCACCCGCTCCGCGTCCGCGACCTACTCGGTCGACGGGTGGGACCCCGGCGGCGGGCTGTACGTCGTCCCGAACTCCTCGAAACGGCTGGCCTTCGCCGCGATGCGGTCCTGGGTCGACCACACCGGGGTGTCCCCCCACTACGCGGTCATGTACACCACGACCAGTGTCCCGAGCACCCCGACCCGGACCTTCAGGCAGTCCTCGCTCGCCACCGTGGACGTGGAGACCCGACGCGGCCCGTCGGCGGCGAACTACAGCAGCCTGGGGGTGCAGCCGATCGACCGTTCCTGCGGCAGCGACATGTACGCCGGCCTGGTCAGCACCGATCAGCCGTACCGGACGAAGATCCGCCTCTCGGCCGGCAAGTGGGATGTCGGGGTACACGCCTACACCGAGGCCAAGGACGGAACGGCACCGGTCGTCGGGCACTACTTCGTCCCCCGTACGGTCAGCGCGGGTAAGTCGTACACGCTGCGGTTCTTCCGGTCCGCCTGGGGGCCGTCCACCCGGCTGCCGCAGGTCAACCACGGCTGGCTGTCGTACGTGCTGAACGACATGTTCGCCGACCCCGGCTTCCCGCGCGACAGCGTCGAGGGTGGCGACAAGGCGACGGCGACGCTGAAGTTCGGTGGCAAGACGGTCAAGACCAAGAAGGACAGGGGCTGGGAGTCGGAAATGACCAGCCTTGAGTACAAGGTCAAGAAGAGCGGGTGGTACACCCTCACCAACGACGCGAGCCGCTACTACCCGGAGATCACCTTCCCGGCCGGGATGCTGTCGCCGAAGACCAGCGTCACGTACCGGTTCAAGGCGAAGCCGAACAGCTCGATGACCGCGCCCGTCTACGCGCTGACCATGCTGCCCACCGGCCTCGACCTGTACAACCGGGCCAAGGCCGGCGCGAACACGAACGTCCAGCTGAAGCTGAGCCGGCCCAAGGCCGGTCCGGACGCCAAGCTGGGCAAGAACCCTAAGGTGAAGACGGTCACCGCCAAGGCGTCCTTCGACGGCGGCAAGACCTGGCGCTCGGTGTCGGTCAAGAAGGTCAACGGCGTCTGGACCGCCCAGGTGGGCAACCCGACGTCCGGGGCGGTCTCGCTGCGGGCGCGGGTCACCGACACCGTCGGCGGCTACACCGACGTGACGATCATCCGGGCGTACGCGATCAGCTGATCCGCCACCGCCCCGGCGGCGGCATCGCACGCTGCGGTGCCACCGCCGGGGCGGTGTTAGCGTCCACGGGTGGATCCGACACACTGCGGACCGGGCACCCCGGTCGCCGGGCTGGTGCTCGCGGCGGGCGCGGGCCGCCGCTACGGGCGACCCAAGGCGCTGGTGGAGGTGCACGGCCGGCTGCTCGTGGAACGTACGGTGGCCACCCTGGCGGCCGGTGGCTGCGATCCGGTGACCGTGGTGCTCGGTGCCGACGCGGAGTCGGTCGCCGCCCGCGCCGATCTGGCCGGAGCGACGGTGGCCGTCAATCCGGAGTGGGCCAGCGGGATGGGGTCGTCCCTGCGTGCCGGTCTCGCCGCGCTGGCGCCTACTCCGGCGGTGGCCGCGCTGGTGCTCCTGGTCGACATGCCGGGCATCATCCCGGAGGCGGTACGCCGGCTCGTCGGTCTCGCCGCCCCGCAGGTGCTCGCGATGGCGGGGTACCACACCGGCCGCGGTCACCCGGTCCTGCTCGGCCGGGCGCACTGGGCGGGTGTCGCCGCGTCGGCCGTCGGTGACGTGGGTGCCCGTCCCTATCTGCGTGAACGTGCCGAGCAGATCCGGGTCGTGCCGGTCGCCGACGTGGCCGACGGCGGTGACATCGACACCGAGGCCGACCGGGTCAGGTTCCTCGCCGCCGGGGAGGCGGCGAGCGCCTGACGTGCCCGTGGGTGCCGGTCTCAGCGAGCGGTGAGGATCACCGGCCCGTCCTCGGTGACCGCGATGGTGTGCTCCCAGTGCGCGGCCCGGCTGCCGTCGGCGGACCGGAGCGTCCAGCCGTCCCGGTCCACCCGGTACCTGTCGTTCCCACCGGCGAGGAACATCGGTTCGAGCGCGAGGACCAGCCCCGGCCTGAGCCGCAGACCTCGGCCGGGCTTGCCCTCGTTGGGCACGAACGGGTCCTCGTGCATGGCGCGGCCGATCCCGTGGCCGCCGTGGTTCTCCATCAGACCGAATCCCCGCGACCGGCCGATGGTGCCGATGGCGTGGGCGATGTCGCCCATCCGGGCGCCGGGCGTGGCGGCGGCGATGCCGGCGTGCAGGGCGCGTCGGGTCTCGTCCACCAGCGTCTGGTCGTCCGGGTCGGCGGCGCCGACGATGAAGGTCACCGCCGAGTCGCCGTGCAGCCCGTCGATGTACGCGCCGCAGTCGACGCTCAGCACGTCCCCCTCGGCGAGCCGGTACGACGTGGGGATGCCGTGCACCACCGCGTCGTTGACCGAGGTGCAGATGACCGCCGGGAAGGGGCTGGGTGCCGACCGTGGGTGGTAGTGCAGGAACGAGGGCTTCGCGCCGGCCTCGCTGATCACCGTGGCGGCGATCTCGTCCAACTCTCGCAGGGACGTGCCGACCGTGGCCGCCGTCTGGGTCGCGGCGAGCGCCGTCGCCACCACCCGCCCGGCCTCGCGCATCACGGCGATCTCGCCCGGCGTCTTCAACTCGACCATCTCCACCTCTTCGTCGTTCGTGCCGGTGGGGCGGTGTGCTCCCCGGCCCTGGTATTTTAATACCAGGATTACTATAGGCCCATGGTGCGTACCCCCATGACCGAGGACGAGCGGGCGCGCGGCCTGGTGCTGGGGCGGCTGCTCCAGCAGGCCCGTGGCGGCCGGAGTGCCGCCGCCGTAGCCCTCCAGGCCGGCATCTCGCTGGACACGCTGCGCAAGATCGAACGCGGGGCGATTGCCTCGCCCGCCTACTTCACCGTCGCCGCCCTGGCCCGGGTCCTCGGGCTCTCGCTGGACGACCTGGCGACCCGGCTCGCCGAGCCGGCCCCGTCCACCGGGCGACTCGCCTCCTGACCGCCTTGCCCGCGCGGTAACTCGCTGGGCCGTCCGGGAGCAGGTCGGCATGATGGTGCTGACCGGCCGGGAGGTGAGGGTGCAGATCTCGATCGACACCCTGGGCGACGCCCGCTCCGTGCTGCTGGTCGAGGGGGCCAGCGATCAGGCGGCGGTGCAGGCGCTCGCCACCCGTCGAGGTCGGGACCTGGCCGCCGAGGGCGTACGGGTACTGCCGATGGGCGGGATCACCAACATCGGGCATCACCTGGTCCTGCTCGGCCCGCAGGGACGCGGCCTACGCCTGGCCGGCCTCTACGACGTGGCCGAGGAGGGCTTCGTCCGGCGGGCTCTCGACCGGGCCGGTATCGCCACCGCCGCGTCCACCGACCGAATCGCCGAACTCGGGTTCCACGTCTGCGTACGGGACCTGGAGGACGAGTTGATCCGGGCCGTCGGCACCGACGGGGTGCAGGAGTTCCTGGACGCCGTCGGCGACCTGCGTTCCTTCCGGCTGTTCCAGCGGCAACCGGCGCAGCAGGGGCGGGAGCTGACCGCCCAGTTGCACCGGTTCGTCGGCACCCGGTCCGGCCGCAAGGAGGCGTACGCCCGGCTCATGGTGCAGGCGCTCGACCTGGACCGGATGCCGCGCCCGCTGGACGCGGTGCTCGACTCGGTCTCCGCTCACCACCTGGGCAGCATCGAACCGGGCAGCCTGCCATCGGTCGGGTCGCAACAGGACTGACACGGCGCGTGCGCGCCGTTACCGTCGGCCAGGTGAACCGACACCTGCTCGTGCCCGGACGGGGGACACCGCGACCCGAGCACTGGATGAACTGGCTCGCCGACCGGCACCCGGACTACCGGTGGGCACCCGAACCGCCCGGCCCGCCGCTGGTCCTTCGGGACCGGGTGGCGGCGCTGCACGAGGCCGTCCACGCCTCGACCGAACCAGCCGTGCTCATCGCGCACAGCGCCGGGTGTGTCAGCACCGTCGTATGGGCGGCCGAGCACACCGGTCCGGTCGTCGGCGCCCTGCTCGTCACCCCGCCTTTCATCGACGGGTACGAGCCGGACGACCCCCGGGACCTGCCCTGGCTCGTTCCCCGCACCACCTTGCCGTTCCGGACGGTTTTGGTCGCCAGCCGGACCGACCCGTACACCACCTTCGCTCAGTTCGAGCAGTTCGCCGAGGGCTGGGGCGCGGAGCTGGTCGACGCGGGCGAGGTCGGGCATCTCGACAGCGCGACCGGGTTCGGTCCCTGGCCCGAGGGGGAGCGGTTGATCGCCCGTCTCGGCTAGACCTTCAGGCCGTCCAGCAGGCGGGTCAGGTGATGTCGCCGGCCATCCGCTCGGCATGCTCGGCGGTGTGCAACGGGTTCAGCGTCACGATGGTGTTCCGCGTGGCCCTGGAGGCGACTGGCTGATCATTTCGGCGCAGCGGCGGCCCTCGGTGCGTCGAGGTAGCGCACGCCGGTCGCGTCCTGGGAGACCTGCCAGAGGCGCGCGGCCAGGGCCCGGTCGTTGCCGGGCGCGACGACCGGGCGGGCGTGCACCCGGTTGCCCCACCTGAGCACGGGCGGGCCGTGGAAGACGCCGGTCTCGGCGGTCGGGGCGGTGGCGGCGTAGAGGAGCGGGACGGTCCCGCTCTGGGAACTGCGGGCGAGCAGGAGACCGCCGATCCGGGTCACCGCCCATTCCCCCGCACTGTCGTACCGGCGGTTCATCGGGGTGCGGGCCATGCCGGGGTGGGCGAGGAGGCTGCGTACCGGGCTGCCGGCACGGCGCAGCCGGCGGTCCAGTTCGACACCGAACAGGGCGTTGGCCTGCTTCGACCGGATGTAGGCCACGGGCGGGGTGACGGCCGGGTCGCCGGCCAGATCGTCCAGGTCGGGTCCGCCGCGAAGCAGTCGGTAGAGGTCGGAGCCGACGGTGACCACCCTCGGGTCGCGATCGGGCCGGAAGAGGTCCAGCAGCAGGCCGGTCAGGGCGAAGTGGCCCAGGTGGTTGGTGGCGAAGACGCTCTCGTACCCCTGGGCGGAGTGCTGGTGGCCCGGCTTGGCGGTCCCGCCGTTGTTGAGCAGCAGGTCGATCTGGCGGCCCTCGGCGCGCAGCTCGGCGGCGAACTCGCGGACCGAGTCGAGATCGGCCAGGTCGAGCCGGCGTACCAGCAGGTCGCCGGCGATGCCGGCGCGGGCCCGCTCGGCCTTGGCCAGGTCGCGGACGGCCATGATGACCGTCGCGCCCCGGGCGGCGAGCTGTTCGGCGGCGACCAGGCCGAGACCACTGCTGGCCCCGGTGACGACCGCCGTGCGGCCGCGCTGGTCGGGGATGTCGTCGAACGTCCAGGAAACGGGCATGAGGCACCTCCGGTCTATCGCAGCGGATGAACTATCCGCTGCGGCGTCTCGACCGTAGCACGTGAACGGAAAAATAATCCGCTCACGTGTGGATGGATTATCCTCGTGCTGTGTCCACCGACCCGCCGACGAACGCCGAGCCCCTACGCGCGGACTCGGCCCGGGTGCGTGCCCGGATGCTGCGGGCAGCTCGGGAGCGGCTGGCCGCCGGTGACACGGAGTTGCCGATGAACGCCATCGCCAAGGCGGCCGGTGTCGGCGTCGGCACCGTCTACCGGCACTTCCCCAGCCGGCAGGCTCTCCTGGAGGCGTTGGCCGCGGAGCGGTTCACCCACCTCGTCGACGCGGCCGAGCAGGCTGCCGCCGGGCCGGACATCGCCACGGAGTTGGCGCGGTTGCTCCGGACCGCACTCGATCACCAGCTCGGCGACCCGGCGCTCGCCGCCGTCCTGGCCGAGCCCGAGGCCGCCCGCCCCGAGACCAGGGCACTGGGGCAGGCGCTGACCACGGCCGTGGACCGGCTGTTGCACCGCGCCCGAGCCGCCGGTGCCATCCGCCCGGAAATCACCGCCGACGATGTCCGGGCGCTGTTCTGCGGCCTCCAGCACGCGGTCACGGTGAGCGGCGACGCCGACCGCGACCGGTACGTGGGGATCCTGCTCCGGGGACTACGCGCCTGACGGGACGGCGCGGGCCGTGGGCGGGTCGGCGAGGAAGGACTCGACGGCGGCGACGAAGACATCGGGTGCCTGCGCGTGGACGTGGTGACCGGTCGGGACGGTCACCAGACGCCCGGCGGGGAAGCTGCCGGCCATCCGGGCCATCGGCTCCTGCGGCAGGTAGCTGCCCGGCCCGCCGGCCACCACCAGCGTGGGCACCGGGAGGCTGGCCAAGGGCCAGCCGGTCGAGAAGCGCCAGCAGGTCGTCGTGCAGCACGGCGAGCGAGTACGGCCCGACCCGGTCGCTGCGGCCCATGCCACGCAGGTCGGGCAGGTGGACGGTGCGGTGCCGCGCGAACGTCTGCGCCAGCGCGTCCCAGGTGGTGCCGTCGCCCCCGCCGCCGTGCACCAGCACCATCGGCGGCGCGGTCGCCGTGCCCGGCCCGCCCTCGACGCTGCGGTACGCCAGCCGACCCCACCCCATGTCCACCGACCGGTACGCCAGCATGGCGGAAGCCTACGGCGACGGCCCCGGCTCCGCTGTCCCCGCGGAGGCCGTGCCGCAGCGCTTGGAGGAAACCCTCTTCCGCCCCGATCGCCGGACCGCCACGGGTGCCGGTGCGGTCCGCAGTCCGGCCGGTTGGACGAAGATGGCCCGGCGGTCGACCGCATCTCCTCGGCCGTTGAGCTGGTAGCCCTCCAACCAGATCCACCCGTCGTATGTGGTCCAGTTCAGGACCCGGATCACGCGGAACAGGATCGGCTGTCGGAACTGCACGCTGGCCTCACGTCCGACGCGGAGCAGATCGCCGGGGCAGGGTGTGGTCAGGTCAGCCATCCGAGGAACCTCCGGCGGAGGCTTTCCGTGGGCACCCAGCTCATATCCTCGGCGGCTGACAGCATGTACGAACCCAGGTAAAGGGTCAGACAGGTGCGTGCTGCGCCGTACTCGTCGACCAGTTCCGTTCGGCTGATAGCGCACGGCCAGGGTGCATCGCACCGCAGACAGACCCAGGTCGGCCGAACCGGTAGGTGCTCCGTCATCGCCAGTGCCCCCGGTTGATCAAGACGCGCTGCTTCACGCGGCAGGGCAGGGGCGACCCGCACAGGCATACGCGCCTTGCCCGATGCAGCGACCACACCGGCCTGTGCTT from Micromonospora craniellae encodes the following:
- a CDS encoding RBBP9/YdeN family alpha/beta hydrolase, which codes for MNRHLLVPGRGTPRPEHWMNWLADRHPDYRWAPEPPGPPLVLRDRVAALHEAVHASTEPAVLIAHSAGCVSTVVWAAEHTGPVVGALLVTPPFIDGYEPDDPRDLPWLVPRTTLPFRTVLVASRTDPYTTFAQFEQFAEGWGAELVDAGEVGHLDSATGFGPWPEGERLIARLG
- a CDS encoding SDR family NAD(P)-dependent oxidoreductase — translated: MPVSWTFDDIPDQRGRTAVVTGASSGLGLVAAEQLAARGATVIMAVRDLAKAERARAGIAGDLLVRRLDLADLDSVREFAAELRAEGRQIDLLLNNGGTAKPGHQHSAQGYESVFATNHLGHFALTGLLLDLFRPDRDPRVVTVGSDLYRLLRGGPDLDDLAGDPAVTPPVAYIRSKQANALFGVELDRRLRRAGSPVRSLLAHPGMARTPMNRRYDSAGEWAVTRIGGLLLARSSQSGTVPLLYAATAPTAETGVFHGPPVLRWGNRVHARPVVAPGNDRALAARLWQVSQDATGVRYLDAPRAAAAPK
- a CDS encoding TetR/AcrR family transcriptional regulator codes for the protein MSTDPPTNAEPLRADSARVRARMLRAARERLAAGDTELPMNAIAKAAGVGVGTVYRHFPSRQALLEALAAERFTHLVDAAEQAAAGPDIATELARLLRTALDHQLGDPALAAVLAEPEAARPETRALGQALTTAVDRLLHRARAAGAIRPEITADDVRALFCGLQHAVTVSGDADRDRYVGILLRGLRA
- a CDS encoding alpha/beta fold hydrolase, which encodes MPTLVVAGGPGSYLPQEPMARMAGSFPAGRLVTVPTGHHVHAQAPDVFVAAVESFLADPPTARAVPSGA